The sequence GTGTATCCGAGACTTCTCGTGATCGGATTCTGCCCGGAGTCCTGCGATGATGTCCAGAAGTTTGCGGAATATCCGAGACCGAGGAATTCCCCGGTGCTGGTTCGATTCCCGGCCGGGAGTGCGGTGAACCCGCTCTCATTAGTGGCACCGGTGTTGGGACTGGCCCAGTGGGCGGTGCCCGGTTCTTTCAGTTTTCCTCCCTGATCGGTTCCGCGCGCACCCATGCGATCGGCCTCGGTATGGCTCATGCCGAGAAATATTTCTAGTTGCTTCCAGTCATCATCAGTGGCCACGTGCCATCCCGCGGGAGCTATATTGCGGGTGTCGTGGACAGCATACCAGTTGTACAGCCTGCCGTAGGTAGTCGCGTCGGCTATGTTGTTATTGTATTCGCAAAACGCTCCGAGAAAGTAATTGGTCCAGTCGGTGGAATTGCCTTTACGGGGAATCGCGTCGCCGTTGCGGTAATGGGTAACCCGCAGATTCTCCTTCATCCAGACCTGCGTGCCGATGGTTACGGTCTGGTATACATTACCGTCGATGTCCGTCACCGTGTTTGCAGGCGAGGCGGCTGTAGTAAACGACCAAGTATAGGAATTGGCCAGCGGGGTACCGGTTTGGTCCTTTGCCGCCGTCGATATCGTCGCGGTGTATGCGGCACCCGCATCGAGAGTTGCTACCGGATCAAAGACCGCTGTTTTGTCATTGTAGGTGACGACGCCGGTGACTCCGCCGCTTAAGGTGAAGGTGGCGGAAGTAATGGTTCCCGGGTCCATATCCCGTGAGAACGTGGCCTGCAGGGATATGTCGCGCGACACAGCTGTCGCGCCGTTCGCGGGAATGGTGGAGACGACCTGTGGGGCGACAGGGTCATTGCCATTTGAATTGGTGCCGTTGTCGTCGCTGCACGACCACAGCAGCGCCGAAAGACACAGTGCCAGTGCCGTTCGTTTCATATTGTTCCTCCTTGTTTGAGTTTCCGGCTATATGCCGATTTTCTTCATGGTTCTGGCGTAGTTGGCTCTGACGTCGGACAACCCTTCCCTGCCGTATAGGTCGAGGGTAGTAGCCTGGCTGGCGTGCCCGAGAATCGAGGACAATGTCTCAATGCTGCCTCCGGCGTCTTTCCACAATCGGGCAAAGGTGTGACGGAACAGGTGACAGGTGAGCCGAATCTTCCGGGGATCCGGATGGTCGATGCCCGCCCGCTTCCCGGCGGTTTCCACGATACGATTCAGTTGCCTGCTGCAGAGCGGGCCTTTGAACCTGCTCAGAAACACCGGCCCTGCCGTGCGGCCACCGAGACAGCTTTGAAGCAAGGCTGCCAGTGTCGATGTGAGCGGAATGAGACGGGACTTCCCGCCCTTGCCTGAGCGCACGACCAGAAGGTTTTCCCCGAGCCTGAGGTCCCGGATATCGAGCGAAACAACCTCCGCCCGCCGCATGCCGGTTCCTGCCATGAGCGCCAAAATCGTCCGGTCGCGAACCGAATGGGTCGCGTCCAGAAGCCTGCTCAATTGTGATTTGACCAGGTGATATTCGGCGGTGTGGCTCCTCGGGGTTGCAG is a genomic window of Candidatus Zixiibacteriota bacterium containing:
- a CDS encoding tyrosine-type recombinase/integrase is translated as MSRLLDATHSVRDRTILALMAGTGMRRAEVVSLDIRDLRLGENLLVVRSGKGGKSRLIPLTSTLAALLQSCLGGRTAGPVFLSRFKGPLCSRQLNRIVETAGKRAGIDHPDPRKIRLTCHLFRHTFARLWKDAGGSIETLSSILGHASQATTLDLYGREGLSDVRANYARTMKKIGI
- a CDS encoding FISUMP domain-containing protein, with protein sequence MKRTALALCLSALLWSCSDDNGTNSNGNDPVAPQVVSTIPANGATAVSRDISLQATFSRDMDPGTITSATFTLSGGVTGVVTYNDKTAVFDPVATLDAGAAYTATISTAAKDQTGTPLANSYTWSFTTAASPANTVTDIDGNVYQTVTIGTQVWMKENLRVTHYRNGDAIPRKGNSTDWTNYFLGAFCEYNNNIADATTYGRLYNWYAVHDTRNIAPAGWHVATDDDWKQLEIFLGMSHTEADRMGARGTDQGGKLKEPGTAHWASPNTGATNESGFTALPAGNRTSTGEFLGLGYSANFWTSSQDSGQNPITRSLGYT